In Leptodesmis sichuanensis A121, the following are encoded in one genomic region:
- a CDS encoding transposase, whose protein sequence is MSNYFRNRTTSGAMEGINNRIKLIKRQAYGFVNFNNFRERLLACFSD, encoded by the coding sequence ATTAGCAACTACTTTCGGAATCGCACAACGAGTGGCGCAATGGAGGGAATCAACAACCGAATTAAATTGATTAAACGGCAAGCTTATGGCTTTGTCAATTTCAACAATTTTCGAGAAAGACTATTAGCCTGCTTCTCTGATTAA
- a CDS encoding DNA phosphorothioation-associated protein 4 encodes MADIRIKVAKDKAKLVKALRTGEGSTGLFQTYVDVMAFAATLGAKRGKYIPVSEASKKDPDPIPQEHFISRGHDQTINLLAITHTKDPKILSNNEELQRKRIEIFESYANGGLEIMQEALRGSSDYTKQIQLLLTAEKNRLNASDELLDLSFL; translated from the coding sequence ATGGCCGACATCCGCATTAAGGTTGCCAAAGATAAAGCAAAACTGGTCAAAGCCCTAAGAACAGGCGAAGGTTCAACGGGATTGTTTCAGACTTATGTTGATGTGATGGCATTTGCGGCAACGCTGGGAGCAAAGCGAGGAAAGTATATTCCTGTTTCAGAAGCCTCAAAAAAAGATCCTGATCCCATTCCACAAGAACATTTCATTTCCAGGGGACATGACCAAACGATTAATCTCCTAGCCATTACCCACACTAAAGATCCCAAAATTTTAAGTAACAACGAAGAGCTACAGCGAAAGCGAATCGAAATTTTCGAGAGTTATGCTAATGGTGGACTTGAGATTATGCAGGAAGCATTAAGGGGTTCGAGCGACTACACTAAGCAAATACAATTGCTGTTAACTGCAGAGAAAAACCGCTTAAATGCTTCTGATGAGTTGCTTGACCTTAGTTTTCTTTAA